CCGGCTTTCCCGGTTGTGCGTCGGGAAACTTCGATCGGAAACGGCCGATGCTGCGGTCGAGGAGTCGGGAGACCTGCTCCCGCGAGTCCGGCCGGTACAAGCTGTGGTCTCCCTCCGGGACGCCGAGAACCTCGACGTCCGTCGGCCACGCCCCGGGGCCGACGGATTCGAGAGTCTCGTGGCCGCGGTGCTTGCGGAAGTGCGCCTCATCCACTGGGGAGAGGATGATCGTGGTCTTTACCTCCTTGTCCGCCAGCGATTTGAGCGCCTGCCCCGGGGACTGGCCCACCCCGAACCGGGCGGCGCACTCCCACAGCCGCAGCGGCACGCGCCTGCTGGCCCACAGGGTCGCGGACTTGATGATCTTCCTCAGGCGCGCGCTTCCCCCCGCGGTGGACAGGTGCGCCTCCGGGCGAATGTATTCCCCGGTGTCCGGGTCGAGTCCGTGCTTGCGTGCCGACTTCTTGTCCACGGGCTTTCTCCGGCGTGACCATTGCGTCGAATTGATCAGCACCACGGAGTCGGCGCCCAGCTCGAGGGCGGTTTCGACGGACATCCACGCGCCGGAACACAGGCCGATAAGCATGAGCGTTCGGCCGGGATCGGCGCCATGCGCACCCGCCTCAATCTCACCCATGAGCTCTCGGGCAAGCTCGACGGCGTCCTCCCTCGACTGGCTCGAGTACAGCACGGGGATGGTCCCTCGCTCGATGACGCCGGATTCGCCGTAGTTGTCCTTGTCGTGCCGGGCGAAGGCGAGGCCTCCCCCCGCGTGCTGGCGCGCGTAGGCGACCCAGAGGTACGCCGGGCCCCACGCGGGCTCGTTGGCCGTCGACTCGAAGATGACCATTCCCTTGGCGGGAGTGGCGGCGCTGCTGGTCACGAACGTGAGGAGGCGCCGCTCCGTGCGCAGCTCGATAGTCTCGCGCAGCTGCTCGCCGTGCGCCGAGGTGAAGAGGACCTCCCGGCGTAGCGTCGTAAGCGAGGGGTGCGAGGAGTGCAGGCCGGCGTCGGCGCCCCTCTTCGGCGGCACCGCCAGGTCGACGAACCTCGAGATGTCGTTGTAGGGGACGTGGTGAATAAGCGTGGCGGGGGAGATGAAGGGGACGGATTCGCACAGGGGAATCACCAGGTCGGAGTTCGTCCGCAGCTGATCGAGAAAACGGTCGTTGAGGGACTCCGGCGAGCACGCCAGGATCCGGCGCAGCCCGGGTTCCGTCCCGAGCTGCCGCCAGTTCAGCGCCCCCAGGTTGTCGGCGAGAGACCGGGGGACCTGGAACTCCAGCGCGGAAAACGCGGCTTCGTCGACGATCGCGCCCACGGTCACGGCGAACTTCGCCTGCTGCTCGCGGAGCCAGCGCTTGCCCGACGCGACCGGCTCCCAGTGCGTGATGCTTTCGACGCAGGACAGCTGGCCCGCCCCCGCGTGCGACGCCCACACTTCCGTGATAAACGCGCTCATCCGGAAATCGAGAATACGGAGGCGAGCGACGCCCAAGCCCCTCAGGTGGGAAACCGCCGCCGAGATCGACTCCACCCACCTGGTGAGGTCGGTGAGCTGGGAGTGGTCGCCGAAGGAGGAGCCGGTGCCCGCCAAGTCAAAGCGCAGGACCGCGTAGCCCCGCGCGGCGAGCTCGCCGCCCAGGAACCGCAGCCCGCGGTGCGTCGTCAGTTTTTCTTCCCCGAGGGGCGGGACGATGATGAAACCCTCGTCCGTCGCCCGATCCCGCGGTAAGTCGAGACACCCGAACAGGGGCTCCTCGCCTTCCCCGAACCAGTGGGGAAAGGTGAAGTGCCGCGGGCTCTCCAACCGGATTTCTGGCGTGTGCGTCAACGGGCTTCTGCCTTCTCCTCTGCCGATTTTTATCAACCTGCGTTACAGCCCAAGCGCGCTCTTCGCGGCGGCCGGCCAGGCCCCGAGATCGGTGCCGTGGGTTGCAAAAAGGGCGAGGGTGATGCGATCGAGGCCGAAGGCGGTGCAGGCGGTGCTCGCAACCTCGCCGGAGCTGGTGGTGAGGCTGAAGCGAGACCCGAAGTGATCTTCGGCGTTGTTGCACGAGGCGATGGCGACGGGTTCGAGCTCCGGCCCGTAGACGGGAACCACGAACTCGGTCTTGAGGTCCTTCTCGAGCTGGCCGCCAGCCAGCAGGTTCCCCACCCGCCCGAAGAAGGGGTCGTTGGCGGGGCCGGCGTCGACGGGCAGGCCCAGTGACTTCAGCATGTCGCGGACGACGGGTATCCAGCCCTCGCGGAAGCCCTGTGCTCCCTCCGAGTCCCCGGCGTAGACGAGCTCGCGCATCCGAAAGGACTGGAGACGGAATGGGTCGGTGGAGGGCTCGTGGCGGAAGCACCAGCCCTCCACGTCAGCGGTCACGCCTTCGGCGGGAAGTGTGGAGGGCAGTTGGGCGTAGAGAGGGTGGCACGCGGCCGAGACCATCATCGAGTCCCCTGGTTCGAGGTGGTGCCTCCATTCCGCGTTGCGGGACCGCGCTTGGATGATGCGGTTGTGCTCCTTGTTCCCGCCGGTGAACACCGAGATGATCCCCGTGAGGTGGGGGAAGGACTCCACGTAGTCCGTCTTCTCGTAAGTTGAGGAGGGCAGGATCGGGCCGAACCTGTGGACCTCCCAGGTGCCGTTCGCGACGAGACGGGACTCGCGACGGCTCGTCCTCTCGATGAGGGCCGACACCCGCTCGATTACCGCACGATACGGTTCGTGCCGGTCGTAGAGGCCGGGGGCCCCGGCAGGGGTCAGGATACCGCCAGCTGTAAGTTTATTGAGGAAGTCCTTATATGCCCCGGAACGCTGCTCGGTGTCCACGGTGTGCATGTCGGTGTCTGGTGCGTTGGGCATCACAGCTCCTTTGCCGGGAAACTCGCTGTTACATCGGTATTGTGAGATTTTTTCACGTGTCTGCACGGGGGCAGATCAAGTTCTAAACTGTACACCCACCTGGATAGTGTGAAAAGCGTAGAAGAAATAAGTTGGTAATTACTTGAAGTTTATTTACTACTTACTTAGGATTGCTCACCGAGCCCGGCTTTGCTCGGCGCGAGCTGCCGCCCGGGTTGGGAAACGGCCTGTCGAAGTCGCTGATGTGCGCTCCCGGGGAGGCTGCCCCGCACCCTCCCCGGAGCCGCGAAAAGGGGGAAGTCTGATAAATGCACAAAATCTTCGAGCGCTTCCTGCCTGCCGCGCTGCGCGGGCCGCGCGCCGAGTCCGCTGGCCCAGTCCCCGCGCCCTATGTGCGTGTGGGGTGCGACGTCGCCGCGATCTCAGACGTGCAGTGGGCTATGGACCGCTTCGGCGACCGGTACCTGACACGGGTGTTCGGCCTTTCCGGGCCCTTGTCCCGGTACGAATTGAGCCCTCAGCACTTGGCCGGAAAATTCGCCGCCATGGAGGCGGTCGCGAAGATTCTGGATGTGCGGGCCACCTCCGTTCCGCTGGGCGACATCGAGATTGTGAACAACCCGTCCGGACGGCCCAGCGTTGTCCTGCATCGGCGGGCAAGCGAGGTCGCACGGGCTCTCGGCGTGCAAGCCTGGGATGTTTCGATCTCGCACGAGGCGGACACCGCATTCGCGGTCGCCGTAGCTACGGGCCTGGCGGGGCGTGGGGGGCAGACGCAGGAAACGCAAAGCAGTCAGTTTAGGCAAGTTTAGGAATAGAGGAAGGCGAACATGGACATTCTCTTCGAAATTAGGGAAGCACTGAAAGAAGCTACCCACGGGAAGATGGGCGACCGCGTCACGACGGTCGACGAAAACCTCCTGGAGATGGGTTTGACATCCCACCAGATCGTGCAGTGGATGATCGGCATCGAGGAGGCTCTGGATATCGAATTTCCCGACGACCAGCTGAATCGGGAGACGTTCGCATCGATCTCTTCCGTCCACCGGGCCGTGGAGACACAGGTCCGGTAGGACCGGTTGCGATCGACGGAGCTGAATCCTTGGCATTCAAACAGATCGTGGACCGTGGGAGCTTGCCCGGGGGGGTGAGAGAGACAACAGCTGCTACCGCAGTCAACAGAAGCAGGACCGTGGCGTTCGATCTCGATCCCGCTCACCGAGCGTGTGACACGCTGATTCTGGTTTTCGCCAGTTTCGCGTCGTTCGGTAGGCACCCCCTGCTGCTGGCTGCAGCCATGGTCCTGGCGCTCCAGTTCATCCCGAACCTGTACCGCCACAGGCTGACCCTGTCGGCCCTGGACGAGGCGCCACGACTGCTGGTTGCGGGCGGTATCTCGGCGTTCGTGGCAGTCGTGCTGACGGACCAGGAATGGACCGAGACGGGAATAGTCCGCTTCTGGTTTCTGGTGACGGTTGCTCTCTTCCTGGGTAGGGCAGTGACGAATGTCCTGATTCGCGCGACACGGCGTAGGTGGAGGGCCACCCGGCGACGCACGGCAATTCTCGGCGGCGGGCAGAGTGGAGCCGACCTGTGCGACATTTTGCTCGAGCAGCCGGAGCTTGGTTTGCAGCCGGTGGTCGTCGTGGACATGACCCGGAGGGTGGCATACACCCGGAGCTCCTCGGTGCCAGTCAAAGTGGTCGAACCCGACGGCTTGGCCGATTTTCTCGTCCGCGTGCGGGCGAGCGTCCTTATCGTCGCCGACTCCCAATTCGAGGACCGGCAGGTCCTTGAGATGCTCCGCGACTGCGTTCGCCTCGACACCGAGATCTTCATTCTGCCCACCCTGTCGGACTACATCAGCCTGGAAGGCGCGATGGACAGGGTCCGCTCCTACCCTTTGGCGCGGGTGAGGCGTGCCCCGTACCGCTCCTTCGCCTGGGGTCTGAAGCGCCCGATCGATATGGTGCTGAGCGCCACTGCCCTCATCCTCCTGTCTCCCGTTCTTCTCGTGTTCGCGGTCCTGATCAAACTCGAGGATCGTGGAGCGCCGGTTTTGTTCCGCCAGACCAGGATTGGAGTCGATGAGAAACCGTTTGAGCTGCTCAAGTTCCGCTCAATGACGCCGAAGAACGTTCACGAAAGCGACACCACGTGGAACATCGCAGGCGATCCGCGGATCACGCGGCTCGGGGCGTTTATGCGACGCTACTCCATAGACGAGTTCCCGCAGATCTACAATGTTCTGCGCGGGGACATGGCTCTCGTCGGGCCGCGCCCGGAGCGCCCGACGTTCGTCGAGAAGTTCAACGAGGAGCACGAGGGTTATCGCGCCCGACACCGGGTGCCCGTTGGTCTGACTGGCTGGGCGGCGGCGAACGGCCTCCGCGGCGACACCAGTATCCGTGAACGGGTGAAGTTCGACAATTTCTACATCGAGAACTGGTCCCTCTGGCTCGACTTCAAGATCATCGTCCTGACCTTGGGGGCTGTATTCAGAGGGAGTGGTTCGTAGAATGAACTCGCCAGAATCCACTCTCAGCGTCGTGCTCGGCGCGATGGCCTTGAGACCCGGTGGAAGCGGGGTGCAGACCTACGAAAGGGAGCTCCTCAACGCCGCTGCTATGCGGCTTGAAGGAAAGGTGAAGCTGTCCGCGACCGTCCAGCGCGACACCGTCGGCGAGCTCCCGGATGCTGTGGCTCCGATTCCGCGGCCGGTCGGCGGCGGGGTGAAGAGGGCGTTACACGGTCTCCAGCCGGTGCGAGGCGCTGATCTGTTCCATTCCCTCGACGTGGACCTCCCCCTGGGGCAAGGGGGAGCGCTCGTCGCCACCGTTCACGATATGTCGGTCTTTGACACGCCTTGGGCGATGAGTCGGGTGCGTGCGCGGGGCGAGCAGGTTCTACTTCGCCGTTCTCTTCAGAAAGCCGACGAGCTTATAGCAGTTTCCGCTTTCACCGCGCAGCGGATTGAAGCTCTGCTGAAGCGCACAGCCCACGTGATCCCGCTTGCCCCCGCGTCCTGGGCCCGGATTCCCGGGGACAACGAGGTCGGCGAGGTGAGGAGAAAGTACGGCCTGCCGGAGCGGTTCGTGTTCCAGCTCGGCACCCTGGAGCCACGCAAGCGGCCGGACGTGCCAGCGGTGGCCGCCGCCAAGCTGGGCATTCCCATGGTCGTGGCGGGCGCCGGGACAGACGGCCCGCTGCCGTTTCCGGCCCGCGGCCTGGGGTACGTCGACCGCGAAGACATCCCGGCACTCTACCGCGCGGCGAGCGTAGTGTGCTACGCCTCGGTCTATGAGGGGTTCGGCCTGCCCCCAGTGGAGGCGATGGCGTGCGGCGCGGTCGTGGTGGCGAGTGACGTCGGCGGGATCCGGGAGGCAGTGGGCGACGGCGCTCGACTGGTCGAAAACCTGAGCGAGGACGCCTGGGTCACCGCCCTCAAAGAGTCCGTCCTTGACCGTTCCTTCCGGCAGAGCTTGCGCGACGCGGCCTCCTACAGGTGTGCGGAGCTGACCTGGGGGAGCGTGGCGGAGAGGACGATCGCGGTCTACGGGCGGCTGCTCTCTCTCTGAGCCGGGCACCCCGCGGCATCAAACCGCCGGTGCTCAGACCCAGTCGAAGTGGTCCCGCAGCCGGTTGGCAACGCGCTCGAAGCGCCGCGGCGGAACGGAGGCGCCGCGGCGATGGACGTCAGTCTCGGAGACCAGCAGGGTTTTGTCCATGCGCACCCAGCACGGCTCGCCGGAGGCATCCCAATCCCCGGAGCCGATGTCGAGCCAGTCGGGGTGGGCGGCGTGCTCCTTGTCGGGAGAAATGAGCAGCCCGAGGACATCGTGGTGTTCGCGGCCGACGATGAGCAGTGAGCGTTCACGCGGCGGGGTCGACGGCACGGTGACCCAGACGACCTCGCCCGGTTCTGCTTGGCCGTCCATGTCGGGCGCGTAGTAGATGCTGCGCGCCATCCGCGAGGTGGGTTTGACGATGAGCCTGGCTGCGGAGGCCTTCTTGCGTTCGCGCGGGGCTCGGGGTGAGGAGCCGAGGCGTTCGTTGAGCAGAGCGAGGCCTTCTTCTAGTGGGCCCGGGCCCACGGCTTTGCGGCGCTTGATCCTGCGGACGAAGATGCCCCTTCACCCCCTTTGGCTGGTCGATGCGGTTCTCGCACCTACTTTAAGGGGTGTTGGTGGCCTTCACAACAAGTTTGTCGCGTGTTGGGTTTGCCCACGTGAGACGGTAAAGTGGGGCCAATCATGGCTGCCTCGAAAACCAATTTTGCGGAGACGACGTTTACGGACCCGTCCAGGATCCGGAACTTCTGCATCATCGCCCACATCGACCACGGTAAATCGACCCTGGCCGATCGCATTCTCCAGCTCTCCAAGGTCGTCGATGCGCGTGACATGCGCGACCAGTATCTCGACAATATGGACATTGAGCGCGAGCGCGGCATCACCATCAAGGCGCAGAACGTGCGCTTGCCGTGGACGCCGCTGTCGGGCGAGTTCGTGGGTCAGGAGACGATCCTGCAGATGATTGACACGCCCGGCCACGTCGACTTCTCCTACGAGGTCTCGCGTGCGCTGGAGGCGTGCGAGGGCGCGATTTTGCTTGTCGACGCCGCCCAGGGCATCGAGGCCCAGACCTTGGCCAACCTGTACATGGCGATGGACAAGGACCTCGAGATCATCCCGGTGCTCAACAAGATCGACCTGCCCGCGGCCGATCCGGACAAGTACGCGCTTGAGCTCGCCCACATCATCGGCTGCGAGCCGGAAGACGTGCTGCGCGTCTCGGGCAAGACGGGCGTCGGGGTGCCGGAGTTGCTGGATCGGCTAGTAGACCTCGTGCCACCGCCGTCGTCGGAAGGCGGTGCGGACGCCCCGGCTCGGGCGCTGATCTTCGACTCCGTGTACGACACCTACCGCGGCGTGGTCACCTACGTGCGCATGATGGACGGCAAGCTGATGCCGAACCAGCAGGTGCAGATGATGAACACCGGCGTCACGCACGAAATCCTGGAGATCGGCGTCGTCTCACCGACGATGAAGAAGACCAAGGGCTTGGGCCCCGGTGAGGTGGGCTACCTCATCACAGGTGTGAAAGACGTGCGTGAAACCCGCGTGGGTGACACGGTGACCTGGGCGAGCAAGGGTGCGGAAACTCCGCTTGCCGGTTTTGCCGAGGTCAAGCCCATGGTGTACTCGGGCCTGTTTCCGGTATCCCAGGAAGATTTCCCCGCCCTGCGCGAGTCGCTGGAAAAGCTCCAGCTTAACGACGCCTCCCTGACGTGGGAGCCGGAAACCTCTGTCGCCCTCGGGTTCGGTTTCCGGTGTGGCTTCCTCGGCCTTCTCCACTTGGAGATCACGCGAGATCGCCTCGAGCGAGAGTTCGACCTCGATCTGATTTCCACCGCCCCGTCCGTGACGTACCGGGTCGTCGCCGAGGACGGCACTGAGCAGTACGTGCACAACCCCTCGGACTGGCCCGGCGGCAAGATGCAGGAGGTCTACGAGCCGGTGGTGAACATGACCATCATCGTGCCGCAGGAGTTCGTGGGCACGACCATGGAGCTGTGCCAGTCGAAGCGCGGCACGATGAAGAACATGGAGTACCTCTCGGAGGAGCGCGTGGAGTTGCGCTACATCATGCCGCTCGGTGAGATCATCTTCGACTTCTTCGACATGCTCAAGTCCCGCACGAAGGGTTACGCCTCCCTGAACTACGAGGAGGCCGGCGAGCAGGAAGCCGACCTGGTGAAGGTGGACATTCTGCTGCAGGGTGAACCGGTGGACGCGTTCTCCGCCATCGTGCACCGCGACTCCGCCCAGTGGTACGGCAACAAGATGACTAAGAAGCTCAAAGAGCTCATCCCGCGCCAGCAGTTCGAGGTGCCGATCCAGGCGGCCATCGGGGCGAAGATCATCGCCCGCGAGAACATCCGCGCGCTGCGCAAGGACGTGTTGTCGAAGTGCTACGGCGGCGACATTTCGCGCAAGCGCAAGCTGTTGGAGAAGCAGAAGGCGGGCAAGAAGCGCATGAAGTCCATCGGCTCGGTCACCGTGCCGCAGGAGGCGTTCGTGGCGGCGCTGTCGACGGACGAGGAGTAGGCGCGGTTAAGCGGCCTCGAAGGTCCGGTGGAGACCCTCGTCGAGATCGGTCGGGGCCCAGTCGTAGGTGCCCTGCACGAAACGGGGGCTGTCCCACAGCCAGGTCATTTCGACGAGACCGTGAATGTCCCGGTTGAACAGCCCGGCGAACTGAAGCGTCCACTTCTTTAGTTCCAGCGGTGTGTGCGCGCGGAGTTTTCCTGCGTAGGCTGCGCGTTCGGCGAACTCTCTCTGGCAGACTGAGTCCGCAGTGGGCGTGATTGTGATCCCGGTGAGTTGGTTCTGTGAGGCACCGACGAGCGCCCGCGCGTAATCGGGCAGGTACGTGAAAGGGTGAAGCGCCGAGGAGTCGATGAGCGCCATCGTGCGGGTTGCGCGTTGCAGTGGTTCCACGATGAGAGCATGAGCCACTGCCGTTCGGCCGCACCCTGGTCCGTAGAGGTCGGAGGCCACCACGGAGCACACGGGGGTGTTTGCGTGCGTGCGGGCAATGAGGAGTTGGGCCCTGATCCCCGGCTTGCCGGTGGTGGCTACGACTTCGCTAGTGGCGGTCACCGTGTTCGCGCGTTCACCGAAAGCGTAGACGGACTCGGGGAAGGTCACGTGGATCTCGCGTTCAGCCGCGAGGCCGAGAACCGTCTTCTCAGCTGGGATGAGGGTGCTGCGCCACACTGCCGCGTCGTAAGGCGCGTGCATGCAGTCAATCACCCGGTTCGCGCCGCTTGTGTCAAAGGCGGCCTGCAGGTCGCGCGGATCGGCGGCGCTGCCCGCTAGGCTCCGGGCTCCGCGGACCGCAGTGCCCGACCGGGTGAGGACGAACACTTCGCGGCCGCGCTTGATCAGCTCATCGGTGACGGCCGTTCCAACTGGGCCGGCTCCAATGACGAGCGTTGTATCGGACATGACGACTCCTTGCGTGAAAATGTGAGCACTGCTCTCTATTTTCCAGCTACGCTAACACGTGTCGGGATTACTCGCAAGAGCAGTGCTCTCGAGTTGGTAGCATGGGTTCATGCCGACACCCCGCCAGATCGCCCGCGACGAGATGATGCGACGCATCAGCGAGATCGGGTTTGCACAGCTAGACGCCGGAGGACCCCATGCGCTCAACCTGCGCGCCGTTGCCCGTGAGCTGGGTGTGGTGTCCTCGGCGATATACCGATATGTTGCAGACCGAGATGCATTTCTCACGCTGCTGGTCACCGACGCTTATCGGCAGCTCGCCGATTCAGTGGAACGCAACGGGCAACCTGCCTCGGTCGTGGGAATCGCGGAGGCGATGCGGGCCTGGGCGATCGCGCATCCGAGGAGGTGGGGACTTATTTACGGCACCCCAGTTGTTGGTTACGCGGCGCCCAGCGACACACTCAGTCAAGGAACCCGCGTGATGCGGATGCTGCTTGAGGCTTTGGATAACGCGCATCCGAGCGTCGATACGCCCAGCACGGCGCTCGACGAGGCAACGCGCGAAGATATTGAGGCGCTGAGGCGCGAATGGGCGCCGCAGCTCAGCGCGGGTGCCGTTGAGCTGGCCGTGGAGGCGTGGTCACGAATCATCGGTTTGATTTCCAGCGAAGTGTTCGGGCATTTCGGCGAGGGTGCGTTTCGTCAGCCCGCTGTGCTATTTCGGCGCGCGGTGGAGAGGCTCGCCAACGGTCTGGGGCGACTTGGCGCCTGAGACGCCACGACGGCCGGCCAGCCCGCGTACCACCCGGACCCGGGGAACCAGCCGGGTGGTGGTTCGGATGTGCGTGGGGCGTACCTGGTCAGCATTGCGAGTACCACGAGCGCGCCGGCGTACTGCAGCAGGTAGGCGGCACCGCTGACGAGTGGGCGATTGTTGGTGTCGATGAGCTCGGTGATCCCCGCGACGTCGGCGTAGGCCAGCGACATGTTGTTCACCGTGTGCAGCACGATCGCCGCCTCGAGCCCGCCGGTGCGGTGCACAAGTAGCGAGGCGAACGCCGCGAATACCGCGACGCTAATCAGCCCACTCGCGCCGTAGGTGTGGCCGAAGACGAACGGCGGCAGTGAGAGCGCGTAGACCACCCACGGCGAGCGGATCCACGCGCCCAGCGCCTGGGGCAGTGAGCCGCGGAAGACCAGTTCCTCAGCGGTGGACTGCAGCGGCACGAGCAGCAGGCAGAGTGCGATGCTGGCCCAGAAAGCACCGTCGAGCGGGGCGGGAATTCCGCGGTGCACGATCGCGTCGATGACGAAGGTGATTGCCGGTGGGACGGCAATCAACAGCAGTGACAGTCTCACGATCGGCCAGCGGATGCGTCCGGTGACTGACAACAGCGCACGCGGGCGCCGCCCTGCGAGCCACGCTGCGAATAAGGCCCCGACTCCCGAGATGCCGATCGCGCCGTAGAAGAAGGCTATGTTGACCGGGTTGGCACCGAGTTCAGTTTCGATGATGCGGCTATAAAGCCAGTCCATGTCGGCGCCGCTTCCCCAGCTGGTGAGCAGAAACACCGCAGTAAACAATGCCTGGATGAGGAAGAAGAGGACTAAGGAGATCACGAACTCCAGGGCGGGCTTCCATCGCCGGTACGGCCTGCGGCGCAGCGCGGGTTCGAGGGACGCTCTGTGGTAGGCGAGCGTGGTCGAGGGGGTCACGCCCGCCACCCTGTAGCATCGAGCCCATGAAGATTGAGCGAGACGGGTTCACTATATTCGCACGCGTGCTTGGCGACGCCCCCAAGCCCGCACTCCTATATCTGCAGGGTGGACCCGGTTTCCCGAGCCCGCGCGAGCGCTTCGAGTGGATTGACACGGCCTTGAAGCACTACCGGGTGGTGCTGCTCGACCAGCGCGGCACCGGCCGCTCCACCCGCATTGACCGCGCCACGCCGCAGCTTATCGACGCCCCCACGCTGACCCAGCTTCGTGCCGACGAGATCGTCGCCGACGCCGAGGCGGTCCGCGAAGAGCTCGGTGTGAAGCGCTGGGACGTGCTCGGCCAATCCTTCGGCGGGTTCTGCCTCGCGCACTACCTGGCAGCGCACCCGGAAAGCGTGCGCCACGCGTTTTTCACGGGCGGTTTGCCCACCGTCACCCGCGGCGTGGACGAGGTCTACCGCGCCACCTTCGCTAAGCTGCGGGCCCGCCACCTGGAGTTTTACAGCGAGGTCCCGTGGGCGGAGTCGATGGTCCGCGAGGTGTGCCGCCACCTGGACAACTCCGAGGAGCTCCTGCCCACCGGTGAGCGGCTCAGTTCCCGGCGGTTTCGCACAGTCGGTGTGACGCTGGGGCGCGAGGGCGGCTTTGAGACTCTTGCCAACCTGTTGGAGGAGCCGTTCCACCCCAACGGCAGGCTGCGCACGGATTTCCTCGCCGACGTGGGCGACATGGTCAGCTTCGAGCGCGCCCCGCTGTACGCCGCGGTGCACGAATCCGTCTACGGCGGCACGGTGCCGGGGGCGACGGCGTGGGCGGCGCAACGCGTTTCGGAGACGCTCGACGGTTTCGCCCCGCAGGCAACCCCCGATGACGCCGAGTTCTACCTCACCGGCGAGCACATCTTCCCCTTCCAATTCGATGAAGACCCGGCGCTGCGCCCGTTTAAAGAGGTCGCTGAGGAGCTGGCCCGTAATGACGACTGGCGGAACTTGTACGCGGGGCTAGGGGCGTCGACAAGCGCTGCTGCGGTGGTCTATACGGACGACATTTTCGTGCCCCGCGAGCTTTCCCTCGAGACCGCCGATGCGCTCGGCGCGACGGTGTACGAAACCGCGGCGTGGCAGCACGACGGGCTGCGCCGGCACGGCCGCGACGTCATTGGCGTGCTGATGTCCGCAGTGGGGCTATGATGAGCGGCATGCAGACACCTTTTCTCCGCGAACAGGTAGACCTCAGCCACACTGAGCTGGCCGAGTTTGACCAGCTGACCAGCGCGTTCGAGTACGTGGAGGAGCATGTGCTCAACCCGGCGCTCATGCTGTATGTGACGCGCTAGCCTGCACACGCTGCGGATGCGGCTGGTGGGGTCTACCCTGCGAGGTGTGAAACTACATCGGACAACCCCACTGGCAGTGGCGTTTGCGCTGGCCGTTTCGGCAGCCCCGGTAGCCAACGCCGCGCCGCTCGATCACGTCAACCTGCAGCTTCCTCCGGGCGCCCCGGTGACGCTGCCGCAGCTGCGTAGCGACATCACCGGATCTTCAACCGGCGCGATTCCCGCCGAGCAGGACGGCGCCCCGGTGCCGGTGCCCTTCCCGCCGGACTACCTCGCGGGCTACATCTCGGACATCTCCTCCTACGACTACGGCATCTACGCCGAGGTCAACCGCCTGTTCCCACAGGTGCGCGACACGCAGCCGGAGACGATGGCCGCGAACCTGGACACGGTAGTGCGGATCAACAACAACGCCACCCCGGAACAGGTCACCCAGGCGCAGATCGATGCAGTGGCATCCGCCGACGGGCTGCTCACGGCCCTGTCGCCGGCGATGGGCGAGGAGTTCGGTACCGCGTTTCGCGACGCGCTCGCCGAGGGCCGCCTGCCGAAGACGGCCTACCT
Above is a window of Corynebacterium sanguinis DNA encoding:
- a CDS encoding TetR/AcrR family transcriptional regulator, which produces MPTPRQIARDEMMRRISEIGFAQLDAGGPHALNLRAVARELGVVSSAIYRYVADRDAFLTLLVTDAYRQLADSVERNGQPASVVGIAEAMRAWAIAHPRRWGLIYGTPVVGYAAPSDTLSQGTRVMRMLLEALDNAHPSVDTPSTALDEATREDIEALRREWAPQLSAGAVELAVEAWSRIIGLISSEVFGHFGEGAFRQPAVLFRRAVERLANGLGRLGA
- a CDS encoding CPBP family intramembrane glutamic endopeptidase codes for the protein MTPSTTLAYHRASLEPALRRRPYRRWKPALEFVISLVLFFLIQALFTAVFLLTSWGSGADMDWLYSRIIETELGANPVNIAFFYGAIGISGVGALFAAWLAGRRPRALLSVTGRIRWPIVRLSLLLIAVPPAITFVIDAIVHRGIPAPLDGAFWASIALCLLLVPLQSTAEELVFRGSLPQALGAWIRSPWVVYALSLPPFVFGHTYGASGLISVAVFAAFASLLVHRTGGLEAAIVLHTVNNMSLAYADVAGITELIDTNNRPLVSGAAYLLQYAGALVVLAMLTRYAPRTSEPPPGWFPGSGWYAGWPAVVASQAPSRPRPLASLSTARRNSTAG
- a CDS encoding alpha/beta fold hydrolase, whose protein sequence is MKIERDGFTIFARVLGDAPKPALLYLQGGPGFPSPRERFEWIDTALKHYRVVLLDQRGTGRSTRIDRATPQLIDAPTLTQLRADEIVADAEAVREELGVKRWDVLGQSFGGFCLAHYLAAHPESVRHAFFTGGLPTVTRGVDEVYRATFAKLRARHLEFYSEVPWAESMVREVCRHLDNSEELLPTGERLSSRRFRTVGVTLGREGGFETLANLLEEPFHPNGRLRTDFLADVGDMVSFERAPLYAAVHESVYGGTVPGATAWAAQRVSETLDGFAPQATPDDAEFYLTGEHIFPFQFDEDPALRPFKEVAEELARNDDWRNLYAGLGASTSAAAVVYTDDIFVPRELSLETADALGATVYETAAWQHDGLRRHGRDVIGVLMSAVGL